The Photobacterium sp. TY1-4 DNA window CCTGACGTTGAAGTCGGTAATAATTTTTTCATCATAAAGGCTGCTTTCTATTCTCGTGATGGTTCAGGCGTATTGAGCAGACCATTGCTCTAGAATGGTTTGGTACGGTTTAATGAAGTACTGCTCCGTAAATTTACCCTGTTCAATCGCCAGCTGGCTACGCTCGGCTCGGTCATAAACAATTTGCGTTAATGAATGATCCAGATTCTTCAAATTGGGTTGATACCGACTGCCCGCAACCGCATTCGCATTATAGATTTCAGGTCGGTAGATCTTTTGAAACGTTTCCATCGTGCTGATGGTGCTGATTAGCTCAAGATTCGTGTAATCATTGAGTAAATCACCAAAGAAATAGAATGCTAAAGGTGCGACAGTATTTGGCGGCATAAAATAGCGAACCTGTAACCCCATTTTTTTGAAGTATTGCTCTGTCAAAGAAGACTCATTCGGCTGGTACTCAATCCCTAATACCGGATGCTGATTTTCAGTGCGATGATAGATTTTGTTATCGGAAACACTCAGACAGATAACCGGAGGCTTCTTAAAGTTCTGTTTATAAGCGTCTGAATTCACGAAATGCTTAAACATCTTGCCGTGCAAATCGCCAAAATTATCCGGAATGCTGAATGTCGGTTGGTCTTTATTATGATCCAGCAGCAATACGCTGAAGTCATAGTCACGAACATAAGAAGAGAAGTTATTCCCGACAATTCCTTCAATACGCTCATTCGTTTGATGGTCAACGATATTGGTTTTCAAAACTTCAATCGATGGGAAAGTCTGACCACTGCCTTCAATATCCACATCCACAGAAATGATTTCAAGCGCGACTGAATAACGAGCTCCGTTCGGGTTATCCCAATGGGCCAAGGCATTAAAACGGTTGTCAATCATCTTTAGGGTGTTACGCAAATTCGCTTGACGACTCTCTCCCCTTGCCAAATTCGCAAAGTTAGTTGTGATGCGAGTGTTGTCTGAAGGACGATAGTCTTCATCGAAGCAAATGCTATGAATTTTAAATTTAAAGTCTTTGTTCATCGTGATCTGGTATCCAATGTCCGAGAGAAAGCCTGAATTTAGCCCGTGTTCTTTCTAGTTTTCTTTTGTGGCTTTTCCAGTTTTTCTTTGATTTATGTCAAATAACCTAACTAGGATTCGATTCTAATGTGATCCAGAGCCATAAGCAGAGTGTTATTACTTCATATCGATCATGAGAAATATTCATGATTTATCATGGGTGAATGCTCCCGGTGAGGAACTATCCGGGATATCGTGCTTACTTCGAAGGGGTTGATATGAACGTCAAAATAGTTTTTTGGTTGGTCGTTTGTAGAAAAACAGAAAATCAAAGTGGTCCGTGAGCCAACGTCACAAGAGCACTGATTGCACGAAAAGTTCACGCCGATTTAGTCAACAAAGCTCCAGTACAAAGCAACGTAAATGATGTCTTTCCTGACGACACCGTCCGTTTCACCCCAGCCAGGGGATCAAACAAAGAGGAGGAGTTTTTGCTAAATAATCGAATTGAAGGCTATTTGAGCATATATACCGGCTATGAGCCAATTAAGCGAAATTCTCAACTGTACTTTACTGGAACTATATTTCGAGTTTCTCCGAGTGTTGCAGAGCGATACCTCGGAGGAAGCCAACCAAGAGTGCTGTATAAAGTCCGCATAAGAACTGTTTATTACGTCATTCCCGAGCACGAAATACAGGCTATAGCGACACCACAGTTAGAATCTTGCGAGTAAATGGTAAGGCAGTAAAATCGCTGTTCTTAACTGTCGGTTTCTCAGTGAAGGAAACTCGGTTTAAAAGTGTTCAGAACAATTATCACACCAAATCATATCCACGCAGAATTCGCTTTCAACTCGTTAATCACTAATCCGACAATTCAATCTTCAACAGACTCAAACTAGATCGGTAATCCCCCCTAAACATGACTCTTCACCCCACATCCCTTGATCACCAGTTGGGTCAGGAACCGGGCGGCGTCCTCGTAGTCCTGATGGCTGAGGGCTTCTTTTTGCATCACGTTACAGATCTGCCAGCTGAAATCGGCATAGGTTTGGGTGGCGGACCAGATCATAAACATCAGGTGATGCGGGGGTACCGGATCCATCAGCCCCTGCTCGCTCCAGGTGGTAAATTTATCCATGATCATCTGGGACTGCTGAAATAACTCTTCACGGATATCTTCCGGCAGCGACTGACCACCCGACATCACTTCGCTCGCGAATACCCGTGACGCGTGGGGATGATCCCTCGAAATCATCAGTTTGGTCTGGATATAGCGGGTTAATGCCTCGATTGGATCATCCAGCGCCTCGATTGGACGCGACGCGGCCAGCAACGGCTTGGTGACGGTTTCCAGCACCGCAAAGTAGAGCTTGTCTTTCGAGCTGAAGTAGTAAAAGACATTGGGCTTGGGGATCTCTGCCGCTTTGGCAATATCGACAATTTTAGTCGCGGAGTAGCCGTGGGTCGCAAACTGCTCGCTGGCAACCTGAATAATATGCGCCTGTTTTTTTTGCCTGATCCGAGTCATTGCGGGTTCCGGGTGATCAATCGTTCGTCAAGTCTAAAGAAATCAAAGAGAAAGACCAATGTGCGGGGAATAAAAATGGCGTCTGAGTCAAGTTCGCACCAAAACTGTGTGCGTGGACAACGTATTCTGCAGCTGAAAGACGGCCGCCCGGCGCACGAAGACAGGGAGGTTGTGCCGCCAGACGACGTCTTTCAATTTTTAAGCCGGATGCAACCGATGCGTTACACAATCAAAATGGCGCGAAAATCGTTTACATTGGTCAGTGTCGGCCCGGTAAAGACTAGGCTGTCGGTCTGCTCGAAAAAAGCGTAGCTGTTGTTGTTATCCAGATAATCCTGCGCTTTTAAGCCTATCGACTGAGCCTTCGTCCAGGTTTCCGGTGAAATCCAGGCCCCGGCGTTATCTTCCACCCCATCAATGCCGTCGGTATCTGCGGCAATCGCATATACCTGCGGCTGCCCCTTCAGTTCATTGAGCAAACTCAGCAGGAATTCACAATTGCGGCCACCGCGCCCTTCCCCTTTCACGATCACGGTAGTTTCACCGCCGGAAATCAGGATGCAAGGGGCCTGAAACGGCTGCTGACGCGTGACCACCTGGCGCGCCAGCGCAGCATGGACCTTAGCAACGTCCCGGGCTTCCCCTTCAACGCAGTCACTCAAAATATAAGCCGGGATCCCCAGGCCCTGCGCTTCGGCAGCCGCTGCTTCCAGCGCCATTTGCGGGGTCGCGATTAAGTGGTTCTGGCAACGCGTCCAGCACGGATCGTCCGGTTTCACCGTTTCCGATGCGGGCTGATTGAGCCACTGGTGCGCCGCAGACGGCACGTCAATCTGATAGCGTTCGAGGATTGCCAGAGCATCAAACCGGGTGGTGCTGTCCGGCACGGTCGGGCCGGAAGCGATCACGCTCAGATCGTCTCCCGGCACATCCGAAATGGCCAGCGTGATCACCTGAGCCGGATATGCCAGTTTTGCCAGCCGTCCCCCTTTCAGCGCCGACAGGTGTTTGCGCACACAGTTCATTTCATCAATGGCGGCACCGGAGCGGAGCAGCGCTTTATTGAGGGCCTGTTTCTCGGCCAGTGAGATCCCCGGAGCCGGCAGGCTCAGCAGGGCCGAGCCACCACCGGAGATCAGACAAATCAGGGTATCTGCTTCACTGAGCCCGGCCGCCAGTTCAAGCGCCCGCTCACCGACGGCCATCCCCATTTCATCCGGCACCGGATGCGACGCTTCGATCACTTCAATCATCTCGCAGGGTGCCGTATGGCCATAGCGGGTCACCACCAGCCCTTCCAGCTCAGGGAGGTCAGTCGAGTCTGCCTGCTCCGGCCGAATGCTGGCCAGCTTAGCGGTTTCATGCTGCCAGATCCGCTCCAGCTCCTGCGCCATGGACGCCGCAGCTTTCCCGGCGCCAATCACGACGGTTCGCCCGCCCTTTTGGCGCGTCTGGGTAAACAGGGATTCCGGGAGAAATGAAGCCATGTGACCTTGCGGCAGCGCTTGTTTCACCGCGCTGTCGTACAAGATCCGCAATACGTGTTTCGCATCGATGTCCATCTTCAACTCCTTGTCGACGGATAAAAACTGAGAATTCAGAGAAAAGATCCCGCTGCCATGGTCGGCGGCCTGCATGCCGGGCGCTGAGCCAGGTCGGAGACGGCCAGCCCCATTGCCGACACGGACAGCGGGAACGCGCGGCAAAGGAGACAAAAGCGCGCGGTTTAGTAAGAATGCTGTGATCACCGAGAAAGCGGCAGCAAGCCGCTGCCGCCTCAAGGTTTCAGGGAAACGGTCGTCGATCAGTCCCGGATCGAGTGGCCCGCCCGTTTTTCAATCGCTTTCACCAAGGCCGAATGGTCCCAGTTTTCACCACCGAGGGCGACACACTCATCAAACAATGCCTGCGCCGTTTCCGTGTTTGGCAGCGACACCCCCAACGCTTCAGCGCCGTTCAGTGCCAAATCCAGATCTTTCTGGTGCAGCGAAATTCTGAAACCCGGATCAAAGGTGCCTTTCACCATGCGCTCACCGTGGACTTCCAGGATTTTCGAGCTGGCAAACCCACCCAGCAGTGCTTCGCGCACCCGCGCCGGATCGGCGCCTGCTTTCGAGGCAAACACCAGCGCTTCTGACACCGCTTCGATGTTCAGGGCCACGATGATCTGGTTCGCCACTTTACAGGTTTGCCCGGCACCGTTTTCACCCACCAGGGTGATGTTCTGACCCAGGATTTCAAACAGCGGATACGCTTGATCAAATGCAGCCTGATCGCCACCAACCATGATACTCAGGGTGCCATTGACGGCACCGACTTCACCGCCGGAGACTGGCGCATCCAGATACTGCGCGCCACTTTCTTTAATCCGTGCGGCAAATTCCTTGGTCGGGATCGGCGCAATCGAGCTCATGTCGATCACCAGCTTGCTGGCCGCATTGCCGCTGGCCTGGATGCCGTGCTCGACGCCATTGTCACCGAACAGCACTTCCTGTACCTGAGGCGTGTTCGGCACCATCAGGATCACCACATCCGCCAGTTTGGTCGCCTCACTTGGATTGCGGCACACCAAAGCGCCGGCAGTCACCAGCTCCTGTGGTGGCTGGATGAAGTGATCCGACAGGACGATAGTGTGCCCGGCCTTTTGCAGGTTCTGCGCCATGGGCTTGCCCATAATCCCGGTGCCGATAAATGCGATTTTCATGCTTTCTCTCCTTGATCTTGCTTGAATTTCAGGTCGTTCATTTCAAATCTGTTTTGGGTACTTGTCTCAGCGCTTAGCGGTACTGATTCAGCCAGTTCAGCCCTTCGAGCGTGGTGGTTTTCGGCTTGTACTCGCAGCCGACCCAACCGGCATATCCGAGCAAATCAAGATGGCTCAGCACAAACGGATAGTTGATTTCACCGGTACCCGGCTCATGACGACCCGGATTGTCAGCCAGCTGGACGTGGGCAATCTGGCCCAGGTTCTCCTGTAGGGTGATGGCCAGATCCCCTTCCATGATCTGCATGTGGTAGATGTCGTATTGCAGCGACAGGTTCGCGCTGCCGACTTCGGCAATGATCGCCTTGCCCTGCGCCGTGGTGTTGAGGAAGAAGCCCGGAATATCGCGGGTATTGATGGCTTCAATCACCAGACGGATCCCTTCGGCTTCCAGCGCCTGCGCCGCAAAACGCAGGTTGTCGACCAGAGTTGCATGCGCCTGCTGCTCAGAGACGCCATCCGGCACAATCCCGGCCAGGCAGTTCACCTGGGTACAGCCCAGCGCCTTGGCGTATTCAATCGCTAGTGGCACACCGTCGCGGAATGCTTCAACCCGAGTCGGGTCGACGGCGATACCGCGATCCCCGGCTTCCCAGTCGCCGGCCGGCAGGTTGAACAGCACTTGCTGGAGCTGATTGTCCGCCAGACAGGATTTGATTACCTCCGCCGGATAATCGTACGGAAACAGGTACTCGACCCCGTCAAACCCGGCTTTCGCCGCCGCTTCAAAGCGATCGAGAAAGTCGTGTTCGGTAAAAAGCATGGATAGATTTGCAGCAAATTTTGGCATGGTTCTGTCCTTAAAGAGTGTTCTCCATGGCCTGTGGCTCAGAGGACTAAGCCACAGGCGATATGTACGATGACGACACGGCGATTAAGCCTGCCCGGCGCCTTCTCCCTGATGTGCCAGCGCAGTCGGGGCATCGGCGATACTCTCGGCCAGCGGCTCAAACTCGTTGATGGCATTGATTTCAACGCCCATCGCGATGTTGGTGACCCGCTCCAGAATCACTTCCACCACCACCGGCACCCGGTACTGGTTCATCAGCTCGCGTGCCTCGGCAAACGCAGCCTGTAGCTGGTCCGGATCAGTGACGCGAATCGCTTTACAGCCCAAGCCTTCCACCACGGTGACATGGTCGACCCCGTAGCCGTTCAGCTCCGGTGCATTCTGGTTTTCAAAGGCCAGTTGGACACAGTAGTCGATATCAAACTGACGCTGCGCCTGGCGGATCAGCCCCAGGTAGGAGTTGTTCACCAATACATGGATGTACGGCAGGTTGAACTGCGCCCCGACTGCCAGCTCTTCAATCATGAACTGGAAGTCATAGTCGCCGGAGATTGCGACCACATCGCGGCTCGGATCAGACGCCTTGACGCCCAGTGCCGCCGGCGTCGTCCAGCCCAACGGGCCCGCCTGACCACAGTTGATCCAGTGACGCGGCTGATAAACATGCAGGAATTGCGCAGCGGCGATCTGCGACAGACCAATGGTGCTGACGTAGCAGGTCTCACGGCCAAACGCCTTGTTCATCTCTTCATACACGCGCATCGGCTTGATCGGGGTGTCTTCAAAGTGGGTTTTACGCAACAAGCTTGATTTACGTGCCTGACATTCCCCGACCCACTGGCTGCGCTCGGCCAGCTTTCCTGCATCCCGCCATTCACGGGCGACGTCCACCAGCAGTTCTAATGCGGCTTTGGCATCCGAAACAATTCCCAGATCCGGGCAGAACACGCGGCCAATCTGGGTTGGTTCGATATCAATGTGCACAAACTGACGCCCTTCGGTGTACACATCCAGCGAGCCGGTATGGCGATTCGCCCAGCGGTTACCGATCCCAATCACAAAGTCAGAATTCAGCAGCGACTCATTGCCGTAACGATGCGCGGTCTGCAAGCCGACCATGCCAGCCATCAGCTCATGATCATCCGGAATTGTGCCCCAGCCCATCAGCGTCGGGATCACCGGCACCCCGGTAATTTCCGCAAATTGCTGCAACAGCTCAGACGCATCCGCATTGATGATGCCGCCCCCGGCCACAATCACCGGCTTGGCAGACGCATTCATCATGCTCAGCGCTTTCTCGACCTGAGCGCGGGTCGCTTTGGGCTTGTACGCTTCCAGCGGCGCATAGCTGTCGATATCAAACTCGATCTCCGCCAGTTGGACATCCAGCGGCAAATCGATCAGCACCGGACCGGGACGGCCAGAGCGCATCAGATGAAAAGCCTGCTGAAACGCGCGCGGCACCTGAGCCGGCTCCAACACCGTGGTCGCCCACTTGGTCACCGGCTTGGCAATGGATTCAATATCGACCGCCTGAAAATCCTCTTTGTGTAGACGGGCACGCGGTGCCTGGCCGGTAATACACAGGATTGGGATGGAATCTGCCGAGGCCGAGTACAGCCCGGTGATCATATCAGTGCCGGCCGGGCCGGATGTGCCGATACACACCCCAATGTTTTCGGGTGCAGAGCGGGTATAGCCTTCGGCCATGTGTGACGCCCCTTCCACGTGGCGGGCCAGCACGTGGTCGATCCCGCCCAGCTTTTTCATCGCCGCATACATCGGGTTAATCGCCGCACCGGGCACCCCAAAGGCAATATCCACACCTTCGCGTTTCAGCACTTCGATTGCAGCTTCGATTGCTTTCATCTTAGCCATTCAGACCTCCATTTCATTGTATACAATTTATCGTTGTTTTGTATACTATGGACAATGTAGATAATTTCGCAAGCCTTGCAAAAACTTTTTCTTAACATCTGACACCCCCTTCTTTTGTCAGCCACATCGTAACCCGCTGTCTTTATTGATAAATAATTCAAATCCCACAACTGGAATTATTTTTTGCCTTTTTTAAATGAAACTAAATTGTTAAAAAACCCTTTGCTTGTTTACACAATTTCCAATATAAGTATTTTTATATCTTATTTTTTGTACACAAAACCGTAAGATATTGTTCAAAAGGAGACGACATACATATGCTTACACCAGAAAAAGACAAGGCACCGGGTGCCTGTTTAGCAGTACGGGGATCGACCGACAACGAGGAATATCAGGCGATTCTGTCGCCGGAGGCGCTGGACTTCTTAGGGAAGCTGGTCAGTGAATTCGGTGAACGTCGCAATGGGCTGCTGGCTGAGCGCGATCGCAAGCAGCAACGCTTTGATGCCGGTGAACTACCGGACTTTCGTGAAGATACCCAGGCTATTCGAGACGACAAAAGCTGGCAGGTTGCCGCCATTCCACCAGCCCTTCAGGATCGCCGGGTGGAAATTACCGGGCCGGTTGATCGCAAAATGGTGATCAATGCGCTCAATTCCGGCGCCAAAGTTTTCATGTGCTGCTTTGAAGATGCCTCTTCACCAACCTGGGAAAATATGGTTGAAGGGCAAATCAATCTGCGCGATGCCAACCGGGGCACCATCAGCTATCACGATAAACAAAAAGATAAACACTATATGCTGAATGACGACCCCGCCCTTCTGATTGCCCGTCCGCGAGGCCTGCACCTGCCGGAGCAATCAATCACATTCAATGGCCAGCCGATCCCGGGTTGCCTGATGGATTTCGCACTGTACTTTTTTCACAACTACCAGACTCGTGCCGACCAAGGCCACGGGGTGTACTACTACATTCCGAAGCTGGAAAGCATGGAAGAAGCGCAGTGGTGGGACGATGTGTTCCGCTTGACCGAAGATCACTTTGCCGTTGCACGCGGGACGATCCGGGCCACAGTGCTGATCGAAACCCTGCCCGCCGTATTCCAGATGGAAGAGATGCTGTATGCGATGAAAGATCACATCGTAGCGATGAACTGCGGCCGCTGGGACTATATTTTCAGCTACATCAAAACCCTGAAAAAGCATCCCGATCGGATCCTGCCCGATCGCCACGGGATCGGCATGGATCAGCCGTTCCTCAACGCCTACAGTCAGCTGCTGGTGCGCACCTGCCACGCCCGCGGCGCCCTGGCGATGGGCGGCATGTCTGCCTTTATCCCAGCCAAAGATCCGGCCGAGATGGAAAAAGTTACCGCCAAGGTCATTGAAGACAAGGCGCGGGAAGCGCGCAACGGCCATGACGGCACCTGGGTTGCCCACCCGGCTTTGGTCGATCTGGCGATGTCGGTCTTTAACCCGTATCTGGATGGCCAGCCCAACCAGCTGAATTTCCAGAGTCCGACCCATCCGATCCCTGCTGAGTTGCTGCTGCAACCCTGCCCCGGCACCCGCGACGAAGCCGGGGTGCGGAAAAACATCCGGATTGCGCTCTATTACATCGAGGCCTGGATCCAGGGCATGGGTTGTGTGCCGATTTACGGCCTGATGGAAGATGCCGCCACCGCGGAAATCTCCCGCGCCAACATCTGGCAGTGGATCCATCATGGGATCACACTCGATGACGGGCAACGCTTTACGGCAGAACTCTTTCAGACCTGGCTCTATCAAGAGCTGGAGACCATAAAACAGGAAGTTGGTGATACGCGTTATGCTGCCGGTCGGTTTAAAGAAACCGCTGACCTTTTTTATAAACTGTCCACAGCTGACGCCTTCGCCAACTTCCTGACTCTACCCAGTTATGCGCTGCTGCAAGGAGCAGCTTGATACCAATCGTAGTAAGTAACTGGTCATCCTAGCTTGTTAAAACGCTCGATAACTGCGTTAGAATTTTTGATTGTAGAATAACTACTTATCAAAAAATTCTGCCTTGTTCTCAAGCGTTTTTCCTACGCTATTTCTAATCATTTACTTACTGTGATTGGTATAATTAACAGAAATCAGGAGTAAACATGGGAAGTTTAAGTCTACAACAAGCGTTAGCCATCACGCATGGCACCTTTGAGGCGGGCATCCAGTCGAACACGGCCCCGCTCACCGTCGCAGTGCTTGATAGCGGCGGAAAACTCATCTCGCTGCAACGCCAGGATGGGGCCAGTATGATGCGCCCGGACATCGCCATCGCGAAAGCCTGGGGGGCACTGGCCCTGGGATGTTCATCGAGAAAACTGGCGCAAGATGCAGACGCTCGTCCCGCGTTTATTTCTGCCGTGAACGTGCTCGCCCACGGCAACATGGTCCCGGTGCCCGGCGGCCTGTTGATCCGCGATGCCCAGCAAAATGTGGTCGGGGCCGTGGGCGTAAGCGGCGATCTGTCGGATATCGACGAACGATGCGCTCTCAACGGCATCGGGTTCGCCGACCTGTTCAGCGATGAATTCGCCGCCTGACATCCGCACATTCCCGCCACGTTCAGGGAAACCAAACCGTCATTACCAAGGCCGCATTGTGGCCTTTTCTTTTTGGAATGGCTAAAGTTCGTTTTACTGGTTAAAACTAAACAGATAGCCCATTGGGGGTGAGTTCTCTTCCCCACGAGAACAGCTCTTACGGCCAATAATTTAGATATAATTACGGATTATATTCATTTTACTAATAGGCGTGATTTATAATGACTCTGTTTTTATTCAGAAACCTATTATTTTCAGTGAGGATTAATGCATATGAATAGTAATCAATCATCCGTTTTTTCGGAATTATTAAAAATTCATGTCGAGGCTGTCGCAGCCAACACGCGGTCGATTTACCATCAAACTGAGAATGCAGAAACCAAAAGAGCGATTGCTGCTGCATGTGCTTTAGAGCTCATCAAAAGTGAAGTGACAGGTTGCGAAACATCTAACCTGGAATACCTCCTTGATAACTTAAAACATTTCACGGACATGATCCAAAAAGCCCTTGAAGTGGCGGAAGATAAAAAATAATTTCTGAGTTTTTTAATACTGAACGATGAATCACTGTATTAAATACTCCCCTATATTTACCGAAAACATTAATCATAAGGAATCATATGACCGTGAAAGTTGAATTTTTTGTCATTGACATCATTGTTATTAATAAGCATACCAGAAAATAGCAAAAAAATGACATGCGGTACCGCCCATGACAAAAAGGTGCCAAAGCAAGTGCCCGTACAGTAAATGTGAATCGGTCGCAAAAAACACAACACCCAGCGTATAGGAGAGGCCACCGGCCAGTAGCCAGAGTATCCCCGCCATGGGCACACTGGCCAGCATTGGCTCGAGAGCAAAGACAATCAGCCAGCCCATCAAGAGATAAAGGCCGGTTGATAAAACGGGGTGATTCAACCTTTGAAATGTTTTCAGCATGACGCCGATAAAAGCAAGGAACCAGATCAGTGCGAAAAGCGTCCAGCCCAATGCGCCTTTCAATACCCCCAGGGTGAACGGCGTGTATGTCCCTGCGATGAGTAAAAAAATTGCGGCGTGATCGATGATCCGAAA harbors:
- a CDS encoding DUF1852 domain-containing protein codes for the protein MNKDFKFKIHSICFDEDYRPSDNTRITTNFANLARGESRQANLRNTLKMIDNRFNALAHWDNPNGARYSVALEIISVDVDIEGSGQTFPSIEVLKTNIVDHQTNERIEGIVGNNFSSYVRDYDFSVLLLDHNKDQPTFSIPDNFGDLHGKMFKHFVNSDAYKQNFKKPPVICLSVSDNKIYHRTENQHPVLGIEYQPNESSLTEQYFKKMGLQVRYFMPPNTVAPLAFYFFGDLLNDYTNLELISTISTMETFQKIYRPEIYNANAVAGSRYQPNLKNLDHSLTQIVYDRAERSQLAIEQGKFTEQYFIKPYQTILEQWSAQYA
- a CDS encoding TetR/AcrR family transcriptional regulator gives rise to the protein MTRIRQKKQAHIIQVASEQFATHGYSATKIVDIAKAAEIPKPNVFYYFSSKDKLYFAVLETVTKPLLAASRPIEALDDPIEALTRYIQTKLMISRDHPHASRVFASEVMSGGQSLPEDIREELFQQSQMIMDKFTTWSEQGLMDPVPPHHLMFMIWSATQTYADFSWQICNVMQKEALSHQDYEDAARFLTQLVIKGCGVKSHV
- a CDS encoding glycerate kinase, with translation MDIDAKHVLRILYDSAVKQALPQGHMASFLPESLFTQTRQKGGRTVVIGAGKAAASMAQELERIWQHETAKLASIRPEQADSTDLPELEGLVVTRYGHTAPCEMIEVIEASHPVPDEMGMAVGERALELAAGLSEADTLICLISGGGSALLSLPAPGISLAEKQALNKALLRSGAAIDEMNCVRKHLSALKGGRLAKLAYPAQVITLAISDVPGDDLSVIASGPTVPDSTTRFDALAILERYQIDVPSAAHQWLNQPASETVKPDDPCWTRCQNHLIATPQMALEAAAAEAQGLGIPAYILSDCVEGEARDVAKVHAALARQVVTRQQPFQAPCILISGGETTVIVKGEGRGGRNCEFLLSLLNELKGQPQVYAIAADTDGIDGVEDNAGAWISPETWTKAQSIGLKAQDYLDNNNSYAFFEQTDSLVFTGPTLTNVNDFRAILIV
- a CDS encoding 2-hydroxy-3-oxopropionate reductase yields the protein MKIAFIGTGIMGKPMAQNLQKAGHTIVLSDHFIQPPQELVTAGALVCRNPSEATKLADVVILMVPNTPQVQEVLFGDNGVEHGIQASGNAASKLVIDMSSIAPIPTKEFAARIKESGAQYLDAPVSGGEVGAVNGTLSIMVGGDQAAFDQAYPLFEILGQNITLVGENGAGQTCKVANQIIVALNIEAVSEALVFASKAGADPARVREALLGGFASSKILEVHGERMVKGTFDPGFRISLHQKDLDLALNGAEALGVSLPNTETAQALFDECVALGGENWDHSALVKAIEKRAGHSIRD
- the hyi gene encoding hydroxypyruvate isomerase — its product is MPKFAANLSMLFTEHDFLDRFEAAAKAGFDGVEYLFPYDYPAEVIKSCLADNQLQQVLFNLPAGDWEAGDRGIAVDPTRVEAFRDGVPLAIEYAKALGCTQVNCLAGIVPDGVSEQQAHATLVDNLRFAAQALEAEGIRLVIEAINTRDIPGFFLNTTAQGKAIIAEVGSANLSLQYDIYHMQIMEGDLAITLQENLGQIAHVQLADNPGRHEPGTGEINYPFVLSHLDLLGYAGWVGCEYKPKTTTLEGLNWLNQYR
- the gcl gene encoding glyoxylate carboligase, with amino-acid sequence MAKMKAIEAAIEVLKREGVDIAFGVPGAAINPMYAAMKKLGGIDHVLARHVEGASHMAEGYTRSAPENIGVCIGTSGPAGTDMITGLYSASADSIPILCITGQAPRARLHKEDFQAVDIESIAKPVTKWATTVLEPAQVPRAFQQAFHLMRSGRPGPVLIDLPLDVQLAEIEFDIDSYAPLEAYKPKATRAQVEKALSMMNASAKPVIVAGGGIINADASELLQQFAEITGVPVIPTLMGWGTIPDDHELMAGMVGLQTAHRYGNESLLNSDFVIGIGNRWANRHTGSLDVYTEGRQFVHIDIEPTQIGRVFCPDLGIVSDAKAALELLVDVAREWRDAGKLAERSQWVGECQARKSSLLRKTHFEDTPIKPMRVYEEMNKAFGRETCYVSTIGLSQIAAAQFLHVYQPRHWINCGQAGPLGWTTPAALGVKASDPSRDVVAISGDYDFQFMIEELAVGAQFNLPYIHVLVNNSYLGLIRQAQRQFDIDYCVQLAFENQNAPELNGYGVDHVTVVEGLGCKAIRVTDPDQLQAAFAEARELMNQYRVPVVVEVILERVTNIAMGVEINAINEFEPLAESIADAPTALAHQGEGAGQA
- the aceB gene encoding malate synthase A, producing MLTPEKDKAPGACLAVRGSTDNEEYQAILSPEALDFLGKLVSEFGERRNGLLAERDRKQQRFDAGELPDFREDTQAIRDDKSWQVAAIPPALQDRRVEITGPVDRKMVINALNSGAKVFMCCFEDASSPTWENMVEGQINLRDANRGTISYHDKQKDKHYMLNDDPALLIARPRGLHLPEQSITFNGQPIPGCLMDFALYFFHNYQTRADQGHGVYYYIPKLESMEEAQWWDDVFRLTEDHFAVARGTIRATVLIETLPAVFQMEEMLYAMKDHIVAMNCGRWDYIFSYIKTLKKHPDRILPDRHGIGMDQPFLNAYSQLLVRTCHARGALAMGGMSAFIPAKDPAEMEKVTAKVIEDKAREARNGHDGTWVAHPALVDLAMSVFNPYLDGQPNQLNFQSPTHPIPAELLLQPCPGTRDEAGVRKNIRIALYYIEAWIQGMGCVPIYGLMEDAATAEISRANIWQWIHHGITLDDGQRFTAELFQTWLYQELETIKQEVGDTRYAAGRFKETADLFYKLSTADAFANFLTLPSYALLQGAA
- a CDS encoding GlcG/HbpS family heme-binding protein translates to MGSLSLQQALAITHGTFEAGIQSNTAPLTVAVLDSGGKLISLQRQDGASMMRPDIAIAKAWGALALGCSSRKLAQDADARPAFISAVNVLAHGNMVPVPGGLLIRDAQQNVVGAVGVSGDLSDIDERCALNGIGFADLFSDEFAA
- the trhA gene encoding PAQR family membrane homeostasis protein TrhA, which codes for MNIRILNADSNRGQLKKEELANSISHGIALLGLLVGTPFLIIDAARRGDIGYMVGACIFSATAILLYLSSTIYHALPLGRAKRIFRIIDHAAIFLLIAGTYTPFTLGVLKGALGWTLFALIWFLAFIGVMLKTFQRLNHPVLSTGLYLLMGWLIVFALEPMLASVPMAGILWLLAGGLSYTLGVVFFATDSHLLYGHLLWHLFVMGGTACHFFAIFWYAY